One Hippocampus zosterae strain Florida unplaced genomic scaffold, ASM2543408v3 HiC_scaffold_402, whole genome shotgun sequence genomic window, TTGCCCACTCTGGTCATGCTTGAGAACGGAGTCGAGTGGGTCCTTGTGATTCATAGAAAATTTAGGATAATGGTAATAAAATTGATGATGATGTAAGAATAGCTTTGGTAACTCACTCGATTCCACTTACATAATAAAGGATCCCCTCACAATGAATTATAAACGATATGGATTATAAAGAAATGCGGACAATTGCAACGGCTCAGGACCCAGGATTGGTGAGGTCCTTCCGCGGCCACGAGAAGAGCATAAACTCAGTTTGCTTCGACTCCGAGATGAAGCAATTAGTCTCTGCTGGCGGAGATGCAGTGGTCCACGTCTGGAATTTTAAGCCCCAGCTCAGGCCGTACAAGTTCATCGGACATAAGGGCAAAGTCCACGATGTTGCGTTTAGCAATGACGGAAAGACCATAGTTTCCGCAGGCGAAGACAAAGAAATCCGCTTCTGGAAAAATTCGGTGCAAGGAAGTGCTTCACGATAAAGGCGCACTCGAGCCCAATCCTGAAGCTGTCGATTGCCAAGTCGGATGAATTCATGATGAGCTGCAGCTGCGACAAGACGCTGAAGATGTGGACCATGGAGGGGAAGTTCGTTAAATCTTTCACTAGCCATACGAACTGGGTCCGCGAGTGCTAGATATCGCCAGACCAACGGATACTCCTCAGCTGCTCGGATGACCGCACCCTCAAGCTGTGGGACCTTGAAATTGGGAAGGTCCTCCATACCTACGCATAAAGCAAGGATAACCTGTTTTCCTGTAAGTTCTCGCCCGACGGTACGAGTGTGGCTGCCGCGTCCTCAGACGGCACGATCAAAATCTGGGATACCAGATCGAGCAAGCTCATCCAACACTACAATGCTCACGACGCGCCGATTAACAGAATCGCCTTCCATCCTCTCGGCTGCCACCTTGCCTCGGTGTCTGAGTAAGGAAAGGTTAAGATCTGGGATCTGAAAGCAGGTCGGCAGGGCTGGACTCTTTTCGGGCACAAGGGGGCGATCAAGTCGCTGGCGTTCAACAAGACAGGGGACTTTTTTGCCACTGGGGGAATCGACTCGCTTGTCATGATTTGGAAAACCAACTTCGACTAGTGTCTTTCAATTCCCACTCGCCAGAACGAAAAGAATTTCATCTATAAAGAGGCTGAAGAGGGCAGCTGCATTCAGCCCCTCTGGCGGTCCAACAAGATGCTCACCTCTCCTGAATCGAGCGAGAAGAAAGACCGCGCGGACCGAGACTCATCTCACGAGGACTACCACCCCCTTTCGGAAGCCATGTCACCCGGGCTTTAGAAGCTTGTCAATCAGCTAGATCGTCTCACCCTCAAAATCGTGTCGTTAGACTAACGGATGAGGGACAACTAAAGCTAGATCGAAAATTTGATGCAGCACGAGCGCATCCAACCCTTGCTCGAAAAGGAGAAAGGCAGGCACCATACGGTCTGGGAAAACTTCAGGGACAAAGTTGTTGATCAGCCACCTAGTTCACGAGATTTTGGGGAGTAGTTGGAAGTGGCACGGGTCGAGGAGTCTGAGAACGAGACCGACAACGACTTGCAGAGCACGCTCAGGCTGATCGAGATGCTCAAGGCCGGCAGCTGAATCATTATAATGTCAAAGTTCTAGGACGTCATCAACCGCAGTATCCTTGAGGCCTAGAATTTCATCCTTCCTGAGCTCAAGGGCAACTGCTATGAGATCAAGCTCAATCGTCCAAAGAGGCTGAACTCGTTCACGCCAGGAATGTACCACCTGCTGACTCAGTTCCTGGAAGAGGCTCGGCGCCGCCCTGAGGTCAGCAGCGTCATCATCTACGGCTAAGGGAGATGCTTCTGCACTGGCAACGACCTTGCCAATTTCAAGCACATGCCGGAATCAAAGGAGGAAATCCTTGAGGCactaaaagtaaataaaagatTGTTGATCAACCTGATCCACAGCATTACCCGGTTCGACAAGCCCCTGCTGGGAGTTTGCCACGGACTGACGGTGGGGTTCGCCTTTACGATGCTGCCCTTTTTTGATCGGGTTTGGGCCACTCCTGAGGCCACCTTCTAAGCTCCTTTTGTTAAAATCCTGCAGTCGCCTGAATTTGCCTCATCAGTTTTGTTTCCCCAGCTGTTCGGCATGAGCATCGCCAAGCAAATTCTGTTAGAAGGCAGGAGAATCTCATCAGGCGAATTGGAAAGCCTCCATTTTTTGAAGGTGGTCAAAGACCAGCAAGAGGGATTGGAAAACGCGAGGGAGTGTGCGGCGCGCTTCAGCCAGATGGACCAAGATACTCTGCGCATAAATAAGAAGAGTGTATCATTCAATGTAGAGGCCACAATCGAGCAGGAGCTCAAAGTGCTGCTCGAGCGGTGGGGGGATGACAAGTTCTTGCAGCTGCTGACGCAGGCAAGAGGGGCAAGCTCTGAAATATCTGACATATCATTAACAGTATACAGTACCGGAAAATTAGATATGATACATTAATATGGATAGCAATAACCAGAAGCTGAGCCTTGGTCCTAGCCGGATCTGGGAATAACCTATATCACTGCAGAGAACGTCAGAACTAAAGAGTACGAAGAGTACGAGTAGTGCTGACCAGACTTTTTGATTTGATACTAAATTGATGTAAGTCATGGGAGGCACAGATGTACCTAACTAGTCATGAACCGAAAATGTGTTTATATATTAATCATGGGAGATTGTTCTGCTGCAAAAGAAGTGGCCTTCATTTCGATCACCATCAAGGGCACAAACATCATCGTGGGTGAGTCCTTGGCCTTATCATAGGCAAGCCTTCATCAAGGTTCGGTCAAGAAATTGCTCAGGTCAGATCATGATGAATTGCTAAGAACCTCAAGGCCGGGCCCCTGGACCGACGAGTCTTTTCCTACCCACAAATGCCTGGGCGAGCCCCTCGAGAACAGTGGCTAAGTCAAATGGCAGAGGATCGGTTCCCTAATCAGTCACCCACGCGTTTTCGATTTGCCATTTAACCCCGACCCGGCCGTGAAGTGTCAGCGGGGGTACTGCTACCTCGTGCCCGCCATGGCGGCCATGACCAACCATCCGGTCACTATCGAGGCAATATTCCCATCAAGGGAATATTCGATCAAAGGAATCTATGCAGTTCGACTGTTTTTCAACGGGGTCGTCCAAGAAGTCCTGGTTGATGACTATTTCCCTGTCAACGCCAGCGGATAGGCCTACTTTGCCATGATCAGTCCCACCGGGGAATTCTGGCCCGTCCTGCTCGAAAAAGCCTGGGCTAAGCTCAATTCGTCTTACATGGCCATTGTCGAGGGCTTCCGAACAAGGTGCTTAAGGCAGTATCAATGTCACCAACGTTTCTTCACATGGTCGACAGGGAAAACTAATCGGCTAAACAAGGACTTTGGAAGGCCTTGCTTGAAGCCGAAGCGAACAATTTTCCGGCCTGCTGCTCGGCAGAACAAACTGGAGAATTTAGACACGGCCTGGAGCCGGGGCAGACCTACACCTTCATGAATGTGTTCGAGGGGGCGTAGAGTGTGTACGGGGAGGCTGGAAAAAAGCTAGTTAGGCTCAAGTcagcaagagaaaaaaacaggTGGGAGGGCCGCTGCAGCGCTGGGGACACGCGGTTCTGGTCTGACCTCAGCCACCCGCGGGCCCGGACTTTGACCTAGCTCCGGCAGCAGCCGCCTGGCAGCTTCTTGATGACCTTCTAAGACTTCCAGACCTACTTTGAAATGGTGGATATCAGCCACCTGTACCCGGATTATCACCAGAATAGCATCAGTCTGGACCTTCCCCGGAAGCATGCGCAATATGTTTCCTTTGAGGTGAAGGAGGAGTCTGAAGTGTACCTCACTGCGGGATTTGAGGAAAGCTCTGTCCCGGTCAGATTCACTTTTCTTGTCGCAACAGAAGACAACGGCAATTACAAGTATGTGGCCGGAAAGTCTTTCGAGCATCTCCAGGAAGATACGCTGCGCCTCTATCGCATGCATGGCAAGTACGTTGTCTACCTGAAGGCCTACTACGACAACAAGGGTCAGTCCTCCCTTAGGACTTACCTCTCTGCCAACTCAAAGAGCCTGATTTCGTTCTCGCACAGTGAGCGCCCCCTGAAGGAGATGCTGCGACTGACCCTGCTTTCCCCACGCTGAACTGAATTCGGAATGCCGGGTCAAACTGGGCCAGAACTGGGTGCAGACGCGGATCCTCTATGAAGAATGCGGACTGGCCTACATCCTGGTCAGCGTGGCAGAACACAGCTCGGCCCGCATCGAGGTCAAGATCGACGAGGAGGATTTCAAGAGGGAGGGGTTCATACTGCTAAAGCCCTACCGGGGAAAGGGGGACGTCACGGTTGAGGTGCAGTGCGCCACCAGAAAGCAGCTGATCATCGCCCGGGTGGACACCTCCGAACGGAGAGAGCTGCAGTTCCCGCCCAGCAGCGTGACAATAGTCGAGAAATGACCTCAGAGTTCAGGAATGTCATTGAAGTCTGCCACCGGAAGGATCTTGGGCTTGCGCTCCTCCCGCAGCTGACGCTTCTTTATTGTAGGGTCTCCAAAGTCTTACTGCGCCACGAATAAGAGTCCTGCAGAGTTGATCGAGTAGCGTAGGTGGGTAGGAGGAGGGCCGTCAAGAAACACCACCCCGTGGTGTGCCCCGCATCCCGCACAACTCACCGAGTTAAGTGGCTTCTGCTCCCTTCGCCTGGACAGAGATTCGTCGCTGAGTCTGACTCCGGTAGGGTCGCCCAGCTTGACTGCCTCCCCACAGTGTGACCAGAAAGAGGCCATGCCAGAGTTGCTCTTGAATTTATGGTTGAAGGAAAAGAGTCGGGTGTGGCAAATTGCGCAGTGGTAGTACCCAACTTCTATCCGGTTCCAGTGGTTGCCTGTGAAGGGCCGCTCCATCGCTCTGGACTCGGCGAGGTACAGGGTGTTTGGATGGTGGAGTTCCTTGAAAAGCTGAAGTTAGGATCGAAGGTATCCTGCTGCGGGGGAGGAGTGTAAAGGGGCTCTGGCTGCCTGACTAGCTTCGCCCGCGGAATGATCTTCATCTTTTTTGAAGCCTGGAAACCAATTTTCACCAACAACATTGATTTACATGTTCGGGCACCAGGAGCTGATGGCCCTCAAGGACCTTGTGTGcggagacgaggaggaggagaccgAGCAGAAGTACTATCAAGGCTCGATGCTCAGCCCTGCCGACATTGGGTCAGACGGCTCCAAAAAAGACATCGCCAAGCCTTATGCCAAGATCGAGGCCAAAAAGGGCACTAAATACGACCCCTCGGCAGAAGTCAAGGAAGAGGCAGTTGCCAAGccccagaagaagaagaatgcgATCTGGGATCCTGAGGAAGTTCCCGTTCTCCCAGTGTCGAAGAATGATCCTCGCCCGCGTCCAGAGTTTGAAGTGAAACACCGCCAGTTGGTGGGCACGGAGGACGTGTACCTGGGCCTTAGCGAGATGGACCCCAGTTCGACGCGCTGCCAGGAGCTGCTGATGAGGGTGGAGCTGCCAGGCGTGGAGCACAAGCAGATCCAGCTGGACCTGACCGGAGAGAGCCTGGTGCTGCAGACCCCGATGCACTACCTGCACCACCACTTCGAGTACCGGGTGAAGGAAAAGGCGGCGAAAGCGAAGTGGGTGGCGGACAAAAATATTCTGGAGCTACAGCTGCCGATCCAACGGGAAGAATGATTGACATCAATTGCGGAAGTACTGGCCCAGTGTCTAGGCGTTGATGGGGggctcctcctccagcagctCCATCTTGGGTACCTCTCGATTCTTGCACCCACTGCAGTTGCAGCTGCTCGAGCACTTCACCTTCGCCTTTAGACACTCGCAGTACTTCTTGTTGCATCCGATCGCTTGCAGTTGCAGCCCCGTCCCTTCGCCCGGACTTAATCCTCCTTCACGGTGAAGGCTTCGGGATTGCGGCTGAGCACCTCCTCGTAGGCCTCGAGGCGCTCGGCCTGGTGCGGCTTGTTGTTCAGGCACTCGGAGCACTTGCAGTGGGGGCCGCAGAACTGCTCGTTCGAAAAGCACTCGCAATATAGTTTGAGGCATTTGGTCTTAATGCAGCAGCACTTGATTACCTTCTAGTCCAGAGACTCTGGCAGGGCCACCGGGAGGGGCTCGACCTCCAGGCAGTTGAGCAGGCCCAGGGGGCAAGACCTcagccggggcgggggggccggGGCGGAGAGGGCGGGCTGGAGCTTGCGACCCTGGAGGGTGGTCTGGAGGACGGCGAGGGGGAGGACGAGCCTGCGGAGGGTCTTGGTCCGCCTTGGGGGGATCTTTACCATTAATGGGAGGGTACAATTTATCGATTGGGGGATCATTTTTCGAGCAGGGCTGCGGGCATGGGCGAGATCTTGATCTTGAAGCCCTCCTGGATGGTTTCGAGCACCTCCTTGTCGGTCATGCGCTTCTCCTCGGTGGCTGCGGGCTCGTCGTCGTTGGACCTCACGAAGTTGATGGCCAGGCCTTTGGTGCCGAAGCGTCCGGCCCGCCCCACTCGGTGCAGGTACGTGTCGCGGTCTTAGGGGAAGTCGGGTCAGGGCCAGATACCAAAGTTGACGACAAAGTCGACGCGTTCAATGTCCATACCGCGTCCGAAGACGTCGGTTGCGACAAGAAGCCGGGACTCGCCGCTCTTGAAGCGGTCGTAGTTCTTGATGCGCTGCTCCTGCTCCAGCTTGCGGTGGATGCAGATGGGGTTGAAGCTGCGCTTCTTGAGCAGCTCGGTGAGCATGATGGCGCGTTCCACCTTGTTCACGAACACCACCACCTGATTGAAGGTCAGGTGGTCCAGCATGTGGATCAGTTTGTCGAACTTCTTGCGCTGGTCACGTCGCACTTCTTCCAGGTAGACGTAGTACTGCAGCAGTCCGTGCAGGATCAGCTTGCTCTCGTCGATGAAGATCTCCATCGGCTCGTTCAGGAACAGTCGGCAGTCTGGTCAGCCCCGCACCTTTCTTGATCTCCTCGTTGAGGGTGGCCGAGAACATCATCACCTGCTTCTGCTTCGGCGTCTTCAGGAACACCGACTGCAC contains:
- the LOC127595109 gene encoding LOW QUALITY PROTEIN: spliceosome RNA helicase DDX39B-like (The sequence of the model RefSeq protein was modified relative to this genomic sequence to represent the inferred CDS: deleted 1 base in 1 codon; substituted 3 bases at 3 genomic stop codons), coding for MKKDEDPAYYSNDEDEKPKPAGREKPAYASASLTGWKDLMLKPXLMKAIEKAGFEHPSEVQQECIPYAVEGADIICQAKSGMGKTAVFALSILNQMAGKEEEDKPAKECSCIVVSHTRELAYQILKDFRRFGQFISKVNYVVVYGGVPIEEDIATFEKLKPQVVVGTPGRLTALAEKKKLRLENVKFFVVDECDKVLSNQKMRLDVQSVFLKTPKQKQVMMFSATLNEEIKKGAGLPDCRLFLNEPMEIFIDESKLILHGLLQYYVYLEEVRRDQRKKFDKLIHMLDHLTFNQVVVFVNKVERAIMLTELLKKRSFNPICIHRKLEQEQRIKNYDRFKSGESRLLVATDVFGRGMDIERVDFVVNFGIWPXPDFPXDRDTYLHRVGRAGRFGTKGLAINFVRSNDDEPAATEEKRMTDKEVLETIQEGFKIKISPMPAALLEK